A part of Halobacillus shinanisalinarum genomic DNA contains:
- the citZ gene encoding citrate synthase, producing the protein MASTKGLEGITATESTISSIIDDKLTYVGYDIDDLANNSSFEEVVYLLWNQKLPTLDELNQFKSELISNMDIPKEVVDHLKSYDLSTVHPMAALRTAVSMLGLFDSESDVMEEEANKRKALRLQAKIPTVVTAFARIRKGQEPVGPKKELSFAANFLYMMNGKNPEDIEVEAFNKALVLHADHELNASTFTARVCVATLSDVYSGVTAAIGALKGPLHGGANERVMEMLTEIGSVEQAIPAIEKRLENKEKIMGMGHRVYRNGDPRAKHLREMSRELTELTGHSKYYDMSIKIEDYIKENKGLPANVDFYSASVYHSLGIDHDVFTPIFAVSRVSGWLAHILEQYGDNRLIRPRAEYVGPKGQTYKPIEER; encoded by the coding sequence ATGGCATCAACAAAAGGTTTAGAGGGAATTACAGCTACAGAATCAACTATCAGTTCGATTATCGATGACAAGCTAACCTATGTTGGATATGATATCGATGACTTAGCAAATAACTCTAGTTTTGAAGAAGTGGTTTACTTACTATGGAACCAAAAGCTTCCAACTCTAGATGAGTTAAATCAGTTTAAATCCGAACTTATTTCAAATATGGACATACCAAAAGAGGTAGTGGATCACTTAAAATCGTATGATCTTTCGACTGTACATCCAATGGCAGCTTTAAGAACAGCTGTCTCTATGTTAGGACTATTTGACTCGGAATCAGATGTAATGGAAGAAGAAGCCAATAAGCGTAAAGCGTTGCGTCTTCAAGCTAAAATTCCTACAGTTGTTACTGCATTCGCCCGTATCCGTAAAGGGCAAGAGCCTGTAGGACCTAAAAAAGAACTTAGTTTTGCTGCGAACTTCTTATATATGATGAACGGGAAAAACCCTGAAGATATTGAAGTCGAAGCATTCAATAAAGCGCTGGTTCTTCATGCAGACCATGAGCTTAATGCCTCCACATTTACAGCACGTGTCTGTGTAGCTACACTGTCAGACGTTTATTCTGGAGTAACGGCTGCAATTGGTGCGCTAAAAGGCCCGCTTCATGGTGGAGCGAATGAGCGCGTCATGGAGATGCTTACAGAGATTGGATCTGTAGAGCAAGCTATTCCTGCCATTGAAAAGAGACTCGAAAATAAAGAGAAGATCATGGGTATGGGACACCGTGTATATCGTAATGGAGATCCACGTGCAAAACACTTGCGCGAGATGTCTCGTGAGCTGACAGAACTTACAGGACATTCTAAGTATTATGATATGTCTATTAAAATTGAAGATTACATTAAAGAGAACAAAGGACTTCCAGCGAACGTAGATTTCTACTCAGCTTCCGTTTATCACAGTCTTGGAATCGATCATGATGTCTTTACTCCAATCTTTGCAGTAAGCCGTGTATCAGGCTGGCTTGCCCACATTTTAGAGCAATACGGGGATAATCGTTTGATCCGTCCAAGAGCAGAATACGTAGGCCCTAAAGGTCAAACCTATAAACCAATTGAAGAGCGCTAA
- the pnpS gene encoding two-component system histidine kinase PnpS, giving the protein MKINKRPLLTYTVIVIIVMVGLGILLAQLTKSYFINIFEERIAVESNYFASYLEEFLENDELSQDSLIEFSEQLNTGMIFISAEDEVVIDTVKTLPMISNAEKQAIIDKVQLHQLPMREGQLEETIFYYPLPISVGGDNGTLLVVSPVQSLADITKNIWLLIGFTLILGLLAIFFIGFNVFSKFIRPIRSASKTANELAEGNYNARTYEGHFGEAGQLSRSINVLARNLQEMTSTKGMQENQLEAVINNMGSGLILIDEKGYILLVNKAFLESFGGIQKEYIGFLYHDAIPYTAIHETVQTIYMFEETVSEKFVLPVQIDRKHLEVTGAPIFSENKKWKGIVLVFHDITDMKKLEQMRKDFVANVSHELKTPITSIRGFSETLLDGAMKDEAMLDQFLGIILKESGRLQSLIEDLLELSKVEKEDFKLLVEQVELHKLLSELLPIVEQQAERKSIRVEALLERRVVVQGDASRLKQVFMNLLANAVNYTGEEGLVQVTLQDHGETVVISIKDNGVGIPEEEISRIFERFYRVDKARSRNSGGTGLGLAIVKHIIEAHHGSIRVNSEVNEGTTFEVTIPKEFTNN; this is encoded by the coding sequence ATGAAAATCAATAAAAGACCGCTCCTGACCTATACGGTAATTGTCATTATCGTTATGGTGGGATTAGGTATTTTATTAGCACAGTTAACGAAAAGCTATTTTATTAATATCTTTGAAGAGCGGATTGCCGTTGAAAGCAACTATTTTGCTAGTTACCTCGAAGAATTCTTAGAAAATGATGAGCTTAGCCAGGATTCCTTAATCGAATTTAGTGAGCAGCTAAACACAGGTATGATATTCATTTCAGCTGAAGATGAAGTCGTTATAGATACTGTGAAAACATTGCCAATGATCAGCAATGCCGAAAAACAAGCAATCATTGATAAAGTTCAATTACACCAATTACCTATGCGTGAAGGGCAACTAGAGGAAACCATCTTTTATTACCCGCTCCCTATAAGTGTAGGGGGGGATAACGGAACACTCCTAGTTGTTTCACCTGTTCAATCCTTAGCTGATATTACAAAAAACATCTGGCTTCTTATTGGATTTACGTTAATACTTGGCCTTCTTGCTATCTTTTTCATTGGATTTAATGTGTTTTCTAAATTCATCCGACCAATTCGGTCCGCTTCAAAAACAGCTAATGAACTCGCTGAAGGGAATTACAATGCTCGTACTTATGAAGGTCACTTTGGTGAAGCGGGACAGTTAAGCCGTTCAATTAATGTTCTTGCCAGGAACCTCCAAGAAATGACGAGTACAAAAGGAATGCAGGAAAATCAGTTAGAGGCTGTTATTAACAATATGGGCAGTGGTCTGATTCTAATTGATGAAAAGGGCTATATTCTCCTTGTAAATAAGGCATTCCTAGAAAGTTTTGGGGGGATTCAAAAGGAATATATAGGGTTCCTTTATCATGATGCGATTCCTTATACGGCAATTCATGAAACAGTCCAGACGATTTATATGTTTGAGGAAACAGTAAGTGAAAAATTTGTCTTACCTGTACAGATCGACCGCAAGCATTTAGAGGTAACAGGAGCCCCCATTTTTAGCGAAAATAAAAAATGGAAGGGTATTGTTCTCGTTTTTCATGACATTACAGATATGAAAAAGCTTGAGCAGATGCGCAAAGACTTTGTGGCCAATGTATCCCACGAATTGAAAACGCCAATTACATCGATCCGGGGATTTTCTGAAACCTTGCTTGATGGGGCAATGAAAGATGAAGCAATGCTTGATCAATTCCTCGGAATTATTTTAAAAGAAAGTGGACGTTTGCAATCGTTAATTGAAGATTTATTGGAGTTATCCAAGGTAGAAAAAGAAGATTTTAAGCTGCTTGTTGAACAGGTTGAGCTACATAAGCTGTTATCTGAATTACTTCCGATTGTTGAACAACAGGCAGAGAGAAAATCGATTCGGGTAGAAGCCTTGCTGGAGCGTAGGGTTGTGGTCCAGGGCGATGCAAGTCGGTTAAAGCAAGTCTTTATGAACTTACTTGCCAACGCAGTAAACTATACTGGAGAAGAAGGCCTTGTCCAGGTAACCCTTCAAGATCATGGAGAAACAGTAGTGATTTCAATCAAAGATAATGGAGTGGGCATCCCGGAAGAAGAAATATCACGCATTTTTGAGAGGTTTTACAGGGTTGATAAGGCAAGAAGCCGTAATTCCGGCGGGACAGGCCTTGGACTAGCCATAGTCAAGCATATAATTGAAGCTCACCATGGCTCTATCCGAGTCAATAGTGAGGTGAATGAAGGAACAACTTTTGAAGTTACCATACCAAAAGAGTTTACAAACAATTAA
- a CDS encoding response regulator transcription factor, translating into MKQRILIVDDEESIVTLLKYNIDQAGYETDIAYTGTDALGKASSTAYDMIVLDVMLPEMDGMEVCKQLRQKQVETPILMLTAKDDEFDKVLGLELGADDYLTKPFSPREVVARIKAILRRMIREPAEQEAPFIQIANLMIYPEQYEATIKGEALTFTPKEFELLHYLSQNIGRVLSRDQLLSAVWNYDFVGDTRIVDVHVSHLREKIEPDTKKPVYIKTIRGLGYKMEEPK; encoded by the coding sequence ATGAAGCAAAGAATACTAATCGTCGATGATGAAGAATCAATTGTAACACTGCTCAAATACAATATAGACCAAGCGGGGTATGAGACTGATATCGCATACACAGGTACAGATGCACTGGGTAAAGCATCTTCAACAGCATACGACATGATTGTCCTCGACGTTATGCTCCCTGAAATGGATGGGATGGAAGTATGTAAACAACTCCGCCAGAAACAGGTGGAAACACCGATCTTAATGCTTACAGCTAAAGATGATGAATTTGATAAAGTTTTGGGACTTGAGTTAGGGGCAGATGACTATTTGACAAAACCTTTTAGCCCGCGGGAGGTTGTTGCTCGAATTAAAGCGATCTTAAGAAGAATGATCCGTGAACCGGCCGAACAGGAGGCACCTTTCATTCAAATTGCTAATTTAATGATTTATCCAGAACAATACGAGGCGACCATTAAAGGCGAAGCATTAACTTTTACTCCAAAAGAATTTGAGCTGCTGCACTATTTGAGCCAAAACATTGGCCGTGTGTTATCAAGAGATCAATTATTAAGTGCTGTATGGAACTATGATTTTGTTGGTGATACAAGAATTGTTGACGTGCATGTCAGTCATCTTAGGGAAAAAATCGAGCCCGATACGAAGAAGCCTGTGTACATTAAAACGATTCGAGGGTTAGGCTATAAGATGGAGGAGCCAAAGTAA
- the icd gene encoding NADP-dependent isocitrate dehydrogenase produces the protein MTQSQKISVEQNGNLNVPDRPIIPYIEGDGIGPDIWAAASRVIEAAVDKAYNGEKSVEWKEVLAGQKAYDQTGEWLPAATLDTIRDYKIAIKGPLTTPIGGGIRSLNVALRQELDLFTCLRPVRYFEGVPSPVKRPEDTDMAIFRENTEDIYAGIEWQEGTPEVKKVIDFLQNEMGVHNIRFPETSGIGIKPVSEEGTKRLVRAAIDYAFNEGRRNVTLVHKGNIMKFTEGSFKNWGYEVAEEEYGDKVFTWAEYDRIVEKEGKDAANAAQDKAEAEGKLIVKDAIADIFLQQILTRPKEFDVVATMNLNGDYISDALAAQVGGIGIAPGANINFETGHAIFEATHGTAPKYAGMDKVNPSSVILSGVLMLDHLGWREAGELISKAMDKTIGSKVVTYDFARMMDGATEVKCSEFGDALIKNMD, from the coding sequence TTGACACAATCACAAAAAATTTCAGTAGAACAGAATGGTAACTTAAATGTCCCTGACAGACCGATTATTCCTTATATTGAAGGGGACGGTATTGGACCAGACATTTGGGCAGCAGCAAGCCGTGTAATCGAAGCTGCTGTTGATAAAGCCTATAATGGCGAAAAGTCAGTTGAATGGAAAGAAGTACTGGCTGGGCAAAAAGCCTATGACCAAACAGGAGAATGGCTCCCTGCAGCTACACTTGATACGATTCGCGACTATAAAATTGCGATTAAAGGACCATTAACTACACCAATTGGCGGTGGAATCCGTTCATTAAACGTTGCGCTAAGACAGGAACTGGACTTATTTACTTGCTTGCGTCCTGTTCGCTACTTTGAAGGTGTACCGTCACCTGTTAAACGTCCTGAAGACACAGATATGGCTATCTTCCGTGAGAATACAGAGGATATCTATGCAGGTATTGAATGGCAAGAAGGTACCCCTGAAGTGAAGAAAGTGATTGACTTTTTGCAAAACGAAATGGGTGTACATAATATTCGTTTTCCTGAAACATCAGGTATTGGTATTAAGCCGGTTTCAGAAGAAGGTACAAAACGTCTTGTACGTGCCGCGATTGATTATGCATTTAATGAAGGGCGTAGAAATGTAACCCTCGTTCATAAAGGCAACATCATGAAATTCACAGAAGGATCATTTAAAAATTGGGGCTATGAAGTAGCTGAAGAAGAATACGGTGATAAAGTATTTACATGGGCTGAGTATGACCGCATTGTAGAAAAAGAAGGTAAAGATGCGGCTAATGCAGCACAGGATAAAGCAGAAGCAGAGGGTAAACTGATCGTTAAAGATGCGATTGCAGATATCTTTTTACAGCAAATTTTAACTCGTCCTAAAGAATTTGATGTCGTTGCGACGATGAACTTAAATGGGGATTATATTTCCGATGCCCTCGCTGCACAAGTTGGTGGAATCGGTATTGCGCCGGGAGCTAACATTAACTTTGAAACGGGACATGCTATTTTCGAAGCAACACACGGAACAGCTCCTAAGTATGCCGGGATGGATAAAGTAAACCCATCTTCTGTCATTCTTTCAGGTGTCCTCATGCTTGACCACCTAGGTTGGAGGGAAGCCGGAGAACTCATTTCTAAAGCTATGGACAAAACAATCGGAAGTAAAGTTGTGACTTATGACTTTGCCCGAATGATGGACGGGGCAACAGAAGTGAAATGCTCTGAGTTCGGTGATGCTTTAATCAAAAACATGGACTAA
- the ytvI gene encoding sporulation integral membrane protein YtvI, which translates to MNNRHTHQIIRFLLITAGSFTCIFLALNMWRYLYPFVFAFILSWTLQPFIHILEKRMQLPRAASVFLLLISAATFVVGLITIVVAEVIKHIQHLTSGGAKQYFHIINTLHDQLIQMIQPPLNYIDRWFGMIGTSWQQSIYQSADMIREKLSTAGMEAMNTILQFLTGGLTGIPEFAMTLIVGILSTFFLSKDWEKIHSFLTRKTNKSLQHHISAIFSDFRKTVASLIRAQIILMSISVVMIYVGLVVLKVPNALTIALISGAVDFIPYIGTGIIFIPWMIYQFVNGQFDMTIGLAILYMIIIITRQLLEPKILASHFGIHPLILLIGLFAGFQLWGCMRL; encoded by the coding sequence TTGAACAATCGACACACACATCAGATTATCCGCTTCTTGCTAATTACTGCTGGTTCGTTTACGTGCATTTTTCTAGCTTTAAATATGTGGCGTTACTTGTATCCTTTCGTTTTTGCCTTTATCCTATCATGGACGTTACAACCATTTATTCACATTTTAGAAAAGCGAATGCAGTTACCAAGAGCTGCTTCCGTCTTTCTCCTGCTTATTTCCGCTGCAACTTTTGTGGTCGGTCTTATTACCATTGTTGTTGCAGAAGTTATTAAACATATTCAACACTTAACCTCAGGTGGAGCAAAGCAATACTTTCACATCATTAACACCCTTCACGATCAGCTGATACAAATGATCCAGCCGCCGCTGAATTACATCGATCGTTGGTTTGGAATGATCGGTACTTCCTGGCAACAGTCGATTTATCAATCGGCAGACATGATCCGTGAAAAATTAAGCACTGCCGGAATGGAAGCAATGAATACCATACTTCAATTCCTAACCGGCGGATTAACTGGAATACCTGAATTCGCTATGACTTTAATCGTAGGAATCCTTTCTACCTTTTTCTTAAGTAAAGACTGGGAAAAGATTCATTCCTTTCTTACAAGAAAAACGAACAAATCCCTGCAACATCATATTTCTGCTATTTTTTCAGACTTCAGAAAAACAGTAGCCAGCCTGATTAGAGCACAAATCATCTTGATGAGCATATCGGTAGTAATGATTTATGTCGGGCTTGTTGTGTTAAAGGTCCCTAATGCCCTAACAATTGCTCTAATTTCAGGGGCTGTAGATTTTATACCTTATATAGGTACAGGGATTATTTTCATACCGTGGATGATCTATCAGTTTGTAAACGGTCAGTTTGATATGACGATTGGATTAGCTATTCTCTATATGATCATCATTATTACAAGGCAATTGTTGGAACCTAAAATTTTAGCTTCACATTTTGGTATTCATCCTCTTATCCTGCTAATTGGATTATTCGCAGGCTTCCAATTATGGGGATGTATGCGGTTATAA
- a CDS encoding MaoC family dehydratase yields the protein MLGKKRKLGRKIHDLKVGDTFTASSTIEDRELLMYLGLTDDANPLYIQHDYASETPFKRPIVPTVMVFGMISSMVSMHLPGPGSHITKQDLSYPKPVYHYSEVRLRLEIQSINKEEHDVRIGVAGYDEEGDEVVKGTIAVQPPYASKSMNASSLENFY from the coding sequence ATGCTTGGTAAAAAAAGAAAACTAGGCAGAAAAATTCATGATCTAAAGGTCGGTGATACGTTCACAGCTTCCTCAACCATTGAAGATCGTGAACTCTTGATGTATCTCGGATTAACAGATGATGCAAATCCGTTATATATTCAACATGATTATGCATCAGAAACACCATTTAAACGCCCAATCGTTCCAACAGTGATGGTATTTGGAATGATTTCTTCAATGGTGTCGATGCATTTACCTGGTCCAGGAAGTCATATTACTAAACAAGATTTATCCTATCCAAAACCGGTGTACCATTACAGTGAAGTCCGTCTAAGGCTTGAAATTCAGTCGATTAACAAGGAAGAACATGATGTAAGAATAGGAGTGGCCGGGTACGATGAAGAAGGAGATGAGGTTGTTAAAGGTACGATAGCTGTACAGCCTCCTTATGCATCGAAGTCTATGAATGCAAGCTCGTTAGAAAACTTTTATTAA
- the polA gene encoding DNA polymerase I, with protein MAEKVVLIDGNSIAYRAFFALPLLNSDKGVYTNAVYGFTTMLLKILEEDKPDRMLVAFDAGKTTFRHETYSEYKGGRQKTPSELSEQFPVIKELLDAFTIPYYQLDQYEADDIIGTLATVAGEQKLDVKVISGDKDLLQLVSENIKVSLTKKGITNVDIYDPSFMQEKMGVRPDQIIDLKALMGDSSDNIPGVPGVGEKTAVKLLTQFDKLESVYENLDDVSGKKLKEKLETNKEDAFMSKQLVTIDRKAPIKIGLEDIHYDGYESKKVSALFRDLGFQSLMERVAAPGETQEQAAEGEDWPEIEVSVITDVTDDMLTGQEALIVEMLYDNYHHAPVDGITIANDNDYYFITMEDAEQSNGFKQWMEDEEKEKWVFDAKQTVVALKRHGINARGISFDLLLASYLLNPSENNHDIPSISHRMNEKAVQYDEEVYGKGAKLKLPESEAIFHEHLARKASMLYKIKDQMEAQLKQNEQMDLYKNLEMPLALILGEMEHQGVRVDIERLKQMGSELEERLNSIREAIYELAGETFNLNSPKQLGPILFEKLELPVIKKTKTGYSTSADILEQLEDQHEIIPKILLYRQLSKLQSTYIEGLLKVVDESSKMIHTRFNQALAQTGRLSSIEPNLQNIPIRLEEGRKIRQAFVPSEEGWVMFSSDYSQIELRVLAHIAQDEKLVKAYKEGKDIHTQTASEVFDVPENEVTSQMRRHAKAVNFGIVYGISDYGLSQSLGITRKEAKLFIDKYLNSYPGVKEYMDESVREAKRLGYVTTLMQRRRYLPDITSRNFNKRSFAERTAMNTPIQGSAADIIKKAMIDLNHRLDEDGFQARMLLQVHDELILEAPEEEIEKLKSVVAEVMENTVKLEVPLEVDYSYGPTWYDAK; from the coding sequence ATGGCGGAGAAAGTCGTATTAATAGATGGAAATAGTATAGCTTATCGGGCATTTTTTGCACTGCCACTACTGAACAGTGATAAAGGTGTTTATACGAATGCGGTATATGGGTTTACGACAATGCTTTTAAAAATACTGGAAGAGGACAAGCCGGATCGTATGTTAGTTGCGTTTGATGCAGGGAAAACCACTTTTCGTCATGAAACGTATTCTGAATATAAAGGAGGAAGGCAGAAAACTCCTTCTGAATTATCTGAGCAGTTTCCGGTCATTAAAGAGTTGTTAGATGCCTTTACGATCCCCTATTATCAACTTGATCAGTATGAAGCGGATGACATTATTGGTACATTAGCCACTGTAGCAGGAGAACAGAAATTAGACGTAAAGGTTATATCAGGAGATAAGGATTTACTGCAGCTAGTCTCTGAAAATATAAAGGTAAGCTTGACTAAGAAAGGGATCACCAATGTTGATATATATGACCCTTCATTTATGCAGGAAAAAATGGGCGTTCGTCCCGATCAAATAATTGATTTGAAAGCATTAATGGGAGATAGCTCAGACAATATTCCAGGTGTGCCTGGTGTTGGAGAGAAAACAGCTGTAAAATTACTAACACAGTTTGATAAGCTTGAAAGCGTTTATGAGAATTTAGATGATGTAAGTGGAAAAAAACTTAAAGAAAAACTTGAAACGAATAAAGAGGATGCATTTATGAGCAAGCAGCTCGTCACAATTGATCGGAAAGCACCTATTAAGATTGGCTTAGAGGATATTCATTATGACGGATATGAAAGCAAGAAAGTGAGTGCATTGTTTCGTGATCTTGGCTTCCAATCGCTTATGGAGCGGGTGGCCGCACCTGGAGAAACACAAGAGCAGGCGGCCGAGGGTGAGGATTGGCCGGAAATTGAAGTGTCTGTCATCACAGATGTCACCGATGATATGTTGACTGGTCAAGAAGCTCTAATTGTCGAAATGTTATATGACAATTACCATCACGCCCCCGTAGATGGAATTACTATCGCTAACGACAATGATTATTATTTTATAACAATGGAAGACGCAGAACAGTCGAATGGTTTCAAGCAATGGATGGAGGACGAGGAAAAAGAAAAGTGGGTATTTGATGCGAAACAAACCGTCGTCGCATTAAAACGCCACGGGATCAATGCAAGGGGGATTAGCTTTGACCTGCTGCTCGCTTCCTATTTACTTAATCCTTCCGAGAATAACCATGACATTCCATCGATCAGCCATCGAATGAACGAGAAGGCTGTTCAGTACGATGAGGAAGTTTACGGAAAAGGCGCTAAATTGAAGCTGCCGGAATCGGAAGCTATTTTTCATGAACATTTGGCTCGGAAAGCCTCCATGCTATATAAAATAAAAGATCAAATGGAAGCGCAGTTAAAACAGAATGAACAAATGGATCTTTATAAAAATCTTGAGATGCCTTTAGCTTTAATTCTAGGGGAGATGGAGCACCAAGGTGTAAGGGTGGATATAGAGCGTCTTAAACAGATGGGCAGTGAGCTTGAAGAACGACTTAACTCGATTAGGGAAGCGATCTATGAGTTGGCAGGCGAGACGTTTAACTTAAATTCTCCTAAGCAGCTGGGTCCGATTCTGTTTGAAAAACTGGAGCTGCCTGTCATCAAAAAAACGAAAACAGGCTATTCTACTTCTGCGGATATCCTTGAGCAGCTTGAAGATCAACATGAGATCATTCCAAAAATTTTGCTTTATCGGCAATTGAGTAAGCTGCAATCAACCTATATAGAAGGCTTGCTTAAAGTAGTGGATGAATCCTCTAAGATGATTCATACCCGTTTCAATCAGGCACTTGCTCAAACGGGTCGCTTGAGCTCAATCGAACCTAACCTGCAAAATATACCCATTCGTCTCGAGGAAGGAAGAAAAATAAGGCAGGCTTTTGTTCCATCAGAAGAGGGCTGGGTGATGTTCAGCAGTGATTATTCTCAAATAGAACTGCGAGTGTTAGCTCATATCGCTCAAGATGAGAAATTAGTGAAGGCATATAAAGAAGGGAAAGACATCCATACCCAAACAGCCAGCGAGGTTTTTGATGTACCTGAAAACGAAGTCACAAGCCAAATGAGGCGTCACGCTAAGGCGGTTAACTTTGGTATTGTTTATGGGATTAGTGATTATGGTTTATCACAAAGTTTGGGCATTACACGTAAGGAAGCAAAACTCTTTATCGATAAGTATTTAAATAGTTACCCAGGTGTTAAAGAGTACATGGATGAGTCTGTTCGTGAAGCGAAACGTCTAGGGTATGTAACAACGCTTATGCAGCGACGCAGGTATTTGCCGGATATTACAAGCCGAAACTTCAATAAAAGAAGTTTTGCAGAGCGGACAGCGATGAACACACCTATCCAAGGAAGTGCAGCAGATATTATTAAAAAAGCTATGATCGATTTAAATCACCGTCTTGATGAAGATGGCTTCCAAGCTCGTATGCTCCTGCAAGTTCACGATGAATTAATTCTTGAGGCACCAGAAGAAGAGATAGAAAAATTAAAGAGTGTTGTAGCAGAGGTTATGGAGAATACGGTCAAATTAGAGGTTCCACTAGAAGTTGACTATTCTTATGGACCTACGTGGTATGACGCGAAGTAA
- the mdh gene encoding malate dehydrogenase produces the protein MAIRRKKISVIGGGFTGATTALMAAQKELGDVVLVDIPDMEDPTKGKALDMLEASPVQGFDANIKGTSNYEDTKDSDLVIITAGIARKPGMSRDDLVNTNSKIMKSVTKEIVKYSPDCYIIVLTNPVDAMTYSVFQEAGLPKNRVIGQSGVLDTSRFRTFVAEELNVSIKDVTGFVLGGHGDDMVPLVRYSFAGGIPLEKLISKDRLDQIVERTRKGGGEIVGLLGNGSAYYAPAASLIQMAEAILKDQRRILPAIAYLEGEYGYDGVYLGVPTILGGNGIEEIIELELTEDEKKQLDQSADSVKNVLNVLN, from the coding sequence ATGGCGATTCGTAGAAAAAAAATTTCAGTAATTGGCGGTGGCTTCACAGGAGCTACTACTGCACTGATGGCTGCTCAAAAAGAATTAGGCGATGTCGTACTAGTTGATATTCCTGACATGGAGGATCCTACTAAAGGTAAAGCGCTTGATATGCTTGAAGCAAGTCCTGTTCAAGGATTTGATGCTAACATTAAGGGCACGTCTAATTATGAGGATACAAAGGATTCTGATCTAGTTATCATCACAGCAGGAATTGCACGTAAGCCTGGGATGAGCCGTGATGATCTTGTCAACACAAACTCAAAAATTATGAAAAGTGTAACGAAAGAGATTGTGAAGTATTCACCGGATTGCTATATTATCGTGTTAACAAATCCTGTTGACGCGATGACGTATTCAGTGTTCCAAGAAGCGGGTCTTCCTAAAAACCGTGTGATCGGTCAGTCAGGTGTATTAGATACATCACGTTTCCGTACCTTTGTTGCAGAAGAGTTGAATGTATCCATTAAAGACGTCACTGGATTTGTATTAGGTGGGCACGGAGATGACATGGTGCCACTCGTACGTTACTCTTTTGCTGGCGGTATTCCACTAGAGAAACTAATCTCTAAAGATCGTCTTGATCAAATTGTCGAACGTACACGAAAAGGCGGTGGAGAAATCGTAGGATTACTTGGGAATGGAAGTGCTTACTATGCACCAGCAGCTTCCTTAATACAAATGGCTGAAGCTATTCTTAAGGATCAAAGAAGAATTCTACCTGCCATTGCCTACCTTGAAGGTGAGTATGGTTACGATGGAGTCTACCTTGGTGTACCAACGATCCTTGGAGGAAACGGAATTGAAGAGATTATTGAACTTGAATTGACAGAAGATGAGAAAAAGCAATTGGATCAATCTGCTGACTCTGTTAAAAATGTTCTCAATGTATTAAACTAA
- a CDS encoding FxsA family protein produces the protein MFRWLFLLIIIVPALEIALFIWAGQIIGPWWVILLIITTGVIGAWLAKQQGLETIRKVQSSMGDGYAPGETLLDGACILVGGTLLLTPGFISDTAGFLLLLPVTRPPIKALLRKIIMKMMDRNTITIYRR, from the coding sequence ATGTTCCGCTGGTTATTTCTTTTAATTATTATTGTACCAGCATTAGAAATTGCACTTTTTATCTGGGCTGGTCAAATTATTGGACCGTGGTGGGTTATTCTATTAATAATAACAACTGGGGTAATAGGAGCTTGGTTAGCCAAGCAGCAAGGTTTAGAAACGATTCGCAAAGTTCAATCCTCGATGGGAGATGGTTATGCACCGGGAGAGACTTTATTAGATGGGGCTTGTATCTTGGTCGGAGGTACGTTATTACTTACACCAGGTTTTATTAGTGATACGGCTGGTTTCCTTTTGTTATTGCCGGTCACTAGACCACCGATCAAAGCACTCCTACGTAAAATTATAATGAAAATGATGGATCGTAACACAATTACCATTTATCGCAGGTAA